One Deinococcus grandis DNA window includes the following coding sequences:
- the rpsO gene encoding 30S ribosomal protein S15, giving the protein MIDKKQTIETHAKHGTDTGSTAVQIALLTERINNLSVHLTANKKDKHGQRGLQLLNGQRRRLLKYLERTSYDEYIALTDQLKIRRGQRIVR; this is encoded by the coding sequence ATGATCGACAAGAAGCAGACCATCGAGACCCACGCCAAGCACGGCACCGACACCGGCAGCACCGCCGTCCAGATCGCCCTCCTGACCGAGCGCATCAACAACCTGTCGGTTCACCTGACCGCCAACAAGAAGGACAAGCACGGCCAGCGCGGCCTGCAGCTCCTGAACGGTCAGCGCCGCCGCCTGCTGAAGTACCTCGAGCGCACCAGCTACGACGAGTACATCGCCCTGACGGACCAGCTGAAGATCCGCCGCGGCCAGCGCATCGTCCGCTAA
- a CDS encoding gamma-glutamylcyclotransferase family protein, translating into MTDPGPPRVFVYGTLLPGERNAHVAARGFTARPATLRGFTLHHLHPEGYPALTPGPADAAVRGAVLTYDPPAWEAALPGLDDLEGLHDTPPLYTRQIASLQVDGGEDLTAWVYVYARADRLRAPGASVVPSGDWRDVPDRDQPGADGR; encoded by the coding sequence ATGACCGACCCCGGCCCCCCCCGCGTGTTCGTGTACGGCACCCTGCTGCCCGGCGAACGCAACGCCCACGTCGCCGCGCGGGGCTTCACGGCGCGGCCCGCCACGCTGCGCGGCTTCACGCTGCACCACCTCCACCCCGAGGGGTACCCGGCCCTCACGCCCGGCCCGGCGGACGCGGCGGTGCGCGGCGCGGTCCTGACCTACGACCCGCCCGCCTGGGAGGCGGCCCTGCCCGGCCTGGACGACCTGGAGGGCCTGCACGACACGCCGCCCCTGTACACCCGGCAGATCGCGTCCCTGCAGGTGGACGGGGGAGAGGACCTCACCGCCTGGGTGTACGTGTACGCCCGCGCGGACCGCCTGCGGGCGCCGGGCGCGAGCGTGGTGCCCAGCGGCGACTGGCGGGACGTACCGGACCGCGACCAGCCCGGCGCCGACGGCCGGTAA
- a CDS encoding S-ribosylhomocysteine lyase — MANVESFDLDHTKVQAPYVRLAGVKTTPHGDSISKYDLRLLQPNQAEIDPAALHTLEHLLAGYLRDHLNDVVDVSPMGCRTGMYMAVIGEPDEQGVLRAFEAALRDTAAHDRPIPGVSELECGNYRNHDLAGARQHAADALAQGLKVQETILLPR; from the coding sequence ATGGCGAACGTCGAATCCTTCGATCTGGATCACACGAAAGTGCAGGCTCCCTACGTCCGGCTGGCGGGCGTGAAGACCACCCCGCACGGCGACTCCATCAGCAAGTACGACCTGCGACTCCTCCAGCCCAATCAGGCGGAGATCGACCCGGCGGCCCTGCACACGCTGGAGCACCTGCTCGCCGGGTACCTGCGCGATCACCTGAATGACGTCGTGGATGTCTCCCCGATGGGCTGCCGCACCGGGATGTACATGGCCGTGATCGGCGAGCCCGACGAGCAGGGCGTCCTGCGGGCCTTCGAGGCGGCGCTGCGTGACACGGCGGCCCATGACCGCCCGATTCCCGGCGTGAGTGAACTGGAGTGCGGCAACTACCGCAACCATGACCTCGCGGGGGCGCGGCAGCACGCCGCCGACGCGCTGGCCCAGGGGCTGAAGGTTCAGGAGACCATCCTCCTACCGCGCTGA
- a CDS encoding aminopeptidase: MTLTFDEKLRNYARLAVRVGLGVKPGQRVLVQAPVETAPLARLVVREAYAAGASFVDVRWDDDDVQLARFELAPDGTFEQISRWRVDAEIETAEAGGAVIAIRATNPNLLGGVDPERVATHQRTVAAYRRPYTAQVMTNRLNWNLISAPVSGWAQLMFPDASAEQAVEQQWDAIFAATRADQPDAVALWEAHLGDLKRRRELLTGKQYAALHFRGGGTDLTVGLADDHVWGGGAADTPGGITFTANIPTEEVWTAPHRERVDGTVVSTKPLSYNGTLIDGIRIEFRDGRITGASAEQGEGALLKMIETDEGSHRLGEVALVPHSSPISRSGLFFFNTLYDENAASHIAIGSAYRFNVRGGVDMSLEDFNAKGGNDSLTHVDWMIGSDRIDVDGITKDGQREAVMRAGEFVI, encoded by the coding sequence ATGACCCTGACTTTTGACGAGAAACTGCGCAACTACGCGCGGCTGGCGGTGCGGGTGGGCCTGGGCGTGAAGCCCGGTCAGCGCGTGCTGGTGCAGGCCCCGGTGGAGACGGCGCCGCTGGCGCGCCTGGTGGTGCGCGAGGCGTACGCGGCGGGCGCGAGCTTCGTGGACGTCCGCTGGGATGATGACGACGTGCAGCTGGCGCGCTTCGAGCTGGCCCCGGACGGCACGTTCGAGCAGATCAGCCGCTGGCGCGTAGATGCCGAGATCGAGACGGCCGAGGCGGGCGGCGCCGTGATCGCGATCCGCGCCACGAACCCGAACCTGCTGGGCGGCGTGGACCCCGAGCGCGTGGCGACGCACCAGCGGACGGTCGCGGCCTACCGCCGTCCGTACACGGCGCAGGTGATGACGAACCGCCTGAACTGGAACCTGATCAGCGCGCCGGTCAGCGGCTGGGCGCAGCTGATGTTCCCCGACGCGAGCGCCGAGCAGGCCGTCGAGCAGCAGTGGGACGCGATCTTCGCCGCGACCCGTGCCGATCAGCCCGACGCGGTGGCGCTGTGGGAGGCGCACCTGGGCGACCTGAAGCGCCGCCGCGAGCTGCTGACCGGCAAGCAGTACGCCGCGCTGCACTTCCGGGGCGGCGGCACGGACCTGACGGTGGGCCTCGCGGACGATCACGTGTGGGGTGGCGGCGCGGCCGACACGCCCGGCGGGATCACGTTCACGGCGAACATCCCCACCGAGGAGGTCTGGACCGCCCCGCACCGCGAGCGCGTGGACGGCACGGTCGTCAGCACCAAGCCGCTGTCGTACAACGGCACGCTGATCGACGGCATCCGCATCGAGTTCAGGGACGGCCGGATCACGGGGGCCAGCGCCGAGCAGGGCGAGGGCGCGCTGCTGAAGATGATCGAGACGGACGAGGGCAGTCACCGCCTGGGCGAGGTGGCGCTGGTGCCGCACTCCAGCCCCATCAGCCGCTCGGGCCTGTTCTTCTTCAACACCCTGTACGACGAGAACGCCGCCTCGCACATCGCGATCGGCAGCGCGTACCGCTTCAACGTCAGGGGCGGCGTGGACATGAGCCTGGAGGACTTCAACGCGAAGGGCGGCAACGACAGCCTCACGCACGTGGACTGGATGATCGGCAGTGACCGGATCGACGTGGACGGCATCACGAAGGACGGCCAGCGCGAGGCCGTGATGCGCGCGGGCGAATTCGTCATCTGA
- a CDS encoding carbonic anhydrase yields the protein MDASAPQIAADLERRILDAIRRGASMEDIADIKESDVATPDAAIQSLKDGNARFFSGQATRPEMSANERRAQIMGQTPYAAILACSDSRVPVELVFDQGLGQLFVVRVAGNVVGEAGLGTLEYAIRHLDVHLVVVMGHEACGAVAAALLPEERVAEEPHHLQNLIRRIQPSLQAMPAIRDKKARMREAVLNNVRYQVSLLRDEPVIREAEAAGQIRVIGAYYEIGSGAVDFLVDEEDLRP from the coding sequence ATGGACGCTTCCGCCCCGCAGATCGCCGCCGACCTCGAGCGCCGCATCCTGGACGCCATCCGCCGCGGCGCGAGCATGGAGGACATCGCGGACATCAAGGAGTCCGACGTCGCCACGCCCGACGCGGCCATCCAGTCCCTCAAGGACGGCAACGCCCGCTTCTTCAGCGGTCAGGCCACCCGCCCGGAGATGAGCGCCAACGAACGCCGCGCGCAGATCATGGGCCAGACGCCGTACGCCGCGATCCTCGCGTGCAGCGACAGCCGCGTGCCGGTCGAACTGGTGTTCGATCAGGGCCTGGGGCAGCTGTTCGTGGTGCGCGTCGCCGGGAACGTCGTCGGCGAGGCCGGACTGGGCACACTGGAGTACGCCATCCGCCACCTGGACGTGCACCTCGTGGTCGTGATGGGCCACGAGGCCTGCGGGGCGGTGGCCGCCGCGCTGCTGCCAGAGGAACGCGTCGCGGAGGAACCCCACCACCTCCAGAACCTGATCCGCCGCATCCAGCCCAGCCTGCAGGCCATGCCCGCCATCCGCGACAAGAAGGCCCGCATGCGCGAGGCGGTCCTGAACAACGTCCGCTACCAGGTGAGCCTCCTGCGCGACGAGCCCGTCATCCGCGAGGCGGAGGCCGCCGGGCAGATCCGCGTGATCGGCGCGTACTACGAGATCGGCAGCGGCGCCGTGGACTTCCTGGTGGACGAGGAAGACCTGCGGCCCTGA
- the rpmB gene encoding 50S ribosomal protein L28 encodes MAKVCEVCGKGPIVVNSVVRRGKARAAGGVGRKVTGVTKRVQKPNLQPLTVTRGGVSLRLRVCSKCRKAVA; translated from the coding sequence ATGGCGAAAGTGTGCGAAGTGTGCGGTAAGGGGCCGATCGTGGTGAACTCGGTCGTCCGCCGCGGTAAGGCCCGCGCTGCGGGCGGCGTGGGTCGTAAGGTCACGGGCGTCACCAAGCGTGTTCAGAAGCCCAACCTGCAGCCCCTCACGGTTACCCGCGGCGGCGTCAGCCTGCGTCTGCGCGTGTGCAGCAAGTGCCGTAAGGCCGTTGCCTGA
- the lspA gene encoding signal peptidase II, translating to MDGPDGEDTAPSRAARRLHILRVVPTLLDHPRRAPAWLPLVLAALLIAADQALKAWALANLQEGLPARPFIPGLIDWVLTFNTGAAWSMFSGSAAPLALGRLAIGLGILVYLLVRPQPRLLSVTLSMIAAGAIGNAIDGLRQGKVTDMIHSPLLSSVTNALNAGNFPIFNIADSCVVLGTLLLLVASFVGDRRKPSI from the coding sequence ATAGACGGGCCGGACGGTGAAGACACGGCACCCTCGCGCGCCGCAAGGCGCCTTCATATACTGCGCGTCGTGCCCACCCTGCTCGATCACCCGCGCCGCGCGCCCGCGTGGCTGCCCCTCGTCCTTGCCGCGCTGCTGATCGCCGCCGATCAGGCGCTGAAAGCCTGGGCGCTCGCGAACCTGCAGGAGGGCCTCCCGGCCCGCCCGTTCATTCCGGGCCTGATCGACTGGGTACTGACCTTCAACACCGGCGCTGCCTGGAGCATGTTCAGCGGCAGCGCCGCGCCGCTGGCCCTGGGCCGCCTCGCGATCGGCCTGGGCATCCTGGTGTACCTGCTGGTGCGTCCGCAGCCGCGCCTGCTGAGCGTCACGCTGAGCATGATCGCCGCCGGGGCCATCGGGAACGCGATCGACGGGCTGCGGCAGGGCAAGGTGACGGACATGATCCACTCGCCGCTCCTGAGCAGCGTCACGAACGCCCTGAACGCCGGGAACTTCCCGATCTTCAACATCGCGGACTCGTGCGTGGTGCTGGGCACCCTGCTCCTGCTCGTCGCGAGCTTCGTCGGGGACCGCCGCAAACCCAGCATCTGA
- a CDS encoding GlsB/YeaQ/YmgE family stress response membrane protein: MGWIITILVGALCGWLASLIMKTDAQQGAIANILIGIVGSLLAQAIFGSWLNIGGAGVAGAGFSFWSIVWGVVGSVVLIAILKALRVLR, encoded by the coding sequence ATGGGTTGGATCATTACTATTCTGGTTGGTGCACTGTGCGGCTGGCTCGCGAGCCTCATCATGAAGACGGACGCCCAGCAGGGCGCGATCGCCAACATCCTGATCGGGATTGTCGGCAGCCTCCTGGCCCAGGCGATCTTCGGCAGCTGGCTGAACATCGGTGGTGCAGGCGTCGCCGGCGCCGGCTTCAGCTTCTGGAGCATCGTGTGGGGCGTGGTGGGCAGCGTGGTGCTGATCGCCATCCTCAAGGCCCTGCGCGTCCTGCGCTAA
- the thrB gene encoding homoserine kinase, translating to MPGTPPPPQTTPFTVRAPASSANLGPGFDSLGLSVPLYTTLHVTPQATTQVIPLGPELDGTPADESNYVYRAMELAARRAGRPLPPARIEIETDVPLARGLGSSAAALVAGIVAGNELLGRPLDDLAVLDVAAREEGHPDNVAPALFGGIVVATLDKLGTHYVRLDPPAHLGVTVLIPDFELSTSKARAVLPKEYSRADAVHALSHAALLAAALAQGRLDLLRHAMQDYIHQIWRAPLVPGLSDILEDAWRHGALGAALSGAGPTVLCFHDTREPTAPLHAYLHGVMARNGLEGRVLDFPIDAAGTLVERA from the coding sequence ATGCCCGGAACCCCACCCCCACCCCAGACCACACCGTTCACGGTGCGCGCCCCGGCCAGCAGCGCCAACCTCGGCCCCGGTTTCGACAGCCTGGGCCTGAGCGTGCCGCTGTACACCACGCTGCACGTCACGCCACAGGCCACCACCCAGGTCATCCCGCTGGGACCGGAACTGGACGGCACGCCCGCCGACGAGAGCAACTACGTGTACCGCGCCATGGAACTCGCCGCGCGGCGTGCCGGTCGCCCCCTGCCCCCCGCCCGCATAGAAATAGAGACCGACGTGCCCCTGGCCCGCGGGCTGGGCAGCAGCGCCGCCGCGCTGGTCGCCGGGATCGTCGCCGGGAACGAACTGCTGGGCCGCCCCCTGGACGACCTGGCGGTGCTGGACGTCGCCGCGCGCGAGGAAGGCCACCCGGACAACGTCGCCCCGGCCCTGTTCGGCGGGATCGTCGTCGCGACGCTGGACAAGCTGGGCACGCACTACGTCCGTCTGGACCCGCCCGCCCACCTGGGCGTGACCGTCCTGATCCCGGACTTCGAGCTGAGCACCAGCAAGGCCCGCGCCGTGCTGCCCAAGGAGTACAGCCGCGCGGACGCCGTGCACGCCCTGTCGCACGCCGCGCTGCTGGCCGCCGCCCTTGCGCAGGGCCGCCTGGACCTGCTGCGGCACGCCATGCAGGACTACATCCACCAGATCTGGCGCGCGCCCCTCGTGCCGGGCCTGAGCGACATCCTGGAAGACGCCTGGAGGCACGGCGCGCTCGGCGCGGCCCTCAGCGGCGCCGGACCCACCGTGCTGTGCTTTCACGACACCCGCGAACCCACCGCCCCCCTGCACGCCTACCTGCACGGCGTTATGGCCCGCAACGGCCTGGAAGGCCGCGTGCTGGACTTCCCCATCGACGCGGCCGGGACGCTGGTGGAGCGGGCGTAA
- a CDS encoding helix-turn-helix domain-containing protein, translating to MARPTSPFPDDLAGWLRQRRQALGLGQHDLSQRTGDLGGPAGRVTQPYLSRLERGERALGALTAQRQDALRRALDVTLSEWTARTGLRPLAPEPREDLLGSLELIRVPVRALASAGLPLTEDHASVIDHELVPLRDHRPGMLVLQVQGDSMTTDSGGLRPGDRVYVDPGDLDLREGRVYVLHVPGLGLTVKRLRRYGEALWLSSDNPDHPPVRPEEATVIGRVYYHQPQGQRL from the coding sequence ATGGCCCGCCCCACTTCCCCCTTCCCAGACGACCTCGCCGGGTGGCTGCGCCAGCGTCGGCAGGCCCTCGGCCTCGGTCAGCACGACCTCAGCCAGCGCACCGGGGACCTCGGCGGCCCCGCCGGGCGCGTCACCCAGCCGTACCTCAGCCGCCTCGAACGCGGCGAACGCGCCCTGGGTGCCCTGACCGCCCAGCGGCAGGACGCGCTGCGCCGCGCGCTGGACGTCACCCTCAGCGAGTGGACCGCCCGCACCGGCCTGCGCCCCCTGGCGCCCGAACCGCGTGAGGACCTGCTCGGCAGCCTGGAACTCATCCGCGTGCCGGTCCGCGCGCTGGCCAGCGCCGGACTGCCCCTCACCGAGGACCACGCCAGCGTCATCGACCACGAACTCGTGCCGCTGCGCGACCACCGCCCCGGCATGCTCGTGCTGCAGGTGCAGGGGGACTCCATGACCACCGACTCCGGCGGGCTGCGCCCCGGCGACCGCGTGTACGTCGACCCCGGCGACCTCGACCTGCGCGAGGGCCGCGTGTACGTCCTGCACGTGCCGGGCCTGGGCCTGACCGTCAAACGCCTGCGCCGCTACGGCGAGGCGCTGTGGCTGTCCAGCGACAACCCCGACCACCCGCCCGTCCGCCCGGAGGAAGCCACCGTGATCGGCCGCGTGTACTACCACCAGCCGCAGGGCCAGCGCCTCTAG